TGGTATATTTGACTTTTCACAGCTGCTTGAATTACAGGCTGCATTTTTCAGCCTAATGCTAAaaagacatgttttctttttgtcatgtACTTTCTCTTTGTTGTCTTGTAGCTTCAGTTTTTTGGTATTTATTGGTATTTTATGTCCTTTGGacatatatatatcattttaagTCTTATCATCTTGACAATAAGCAATATGTTTGCGTGCTTATGTCTAGGTTCCGCTACTACCAGAACGTCTGCACTTTTAGCTATTCCTCTGTGTGGTGGGACTGGCCgagatgggagagagagattgaTTGGATGGCACTGAATGGAATCAATCTTCCGCTTGCTTTCACCGGCCAAGAGGCCTTGTGGCAAGAGGTAAGAGTATACAGCAGTTAGGCTGAAAgtgatgatatttttttttacaaaatatttctttctcaCTATAATACTAGATTTTGAATTAGATAAGTTATATACTTAGGTTTTGTTGTAAATTCAGTGAGAGAgattaattaatttcaaatgCTTTATTCTCAGAAGATAGAGTCAGATTCTGAGAGATGGGAGGACATGGAGTCATTAAGATGAGCAGGAAGAGAAACTTAGAAGCAGATACATGATACAGAGCTTGATATGTGCAGCAGTATGTTAACGTTGATTTATAGACttctaattttttatttatttttctttaggTTTACCGTGCTCTTGGGTTAAACCAGTCGGAGATTGAAGAGTTCTTCTCTGGCCCGGCGTTTCTTGCCTGGAACCGAATGGGAAACATGTTCAAGTTTGGTGGACCTCTGCCACAGTCCTGGCATGTGAACCAGCTCTACCTCCAAGTACTGAAatgtgttatgtttatgtttatcaATGCAATAAAGCAACTATGTAtagaatttgaacatttctgacTTTGGTACCCCCTAGTGGTTTTATCTGAGAATGAATCGGCTGaaagtatgtatgtatatatgagATCATTCCTTTAGATGTCTAAAGGCCATTTTATAGACACTAGTTTTGTGCATGAAATCATAGGTGTGTTTGAAATATTCactgatgacatttttttgtcctACAATTGCTCACAGGCTGCTTGGGAATGAATCCTTTCAGATACTACACaacctttcctctctttttacagtttaaaatctTGGAGCGAATGAGATCCTTTGGCATGATTCCAGTGCTGCCGGCCTTCTCTGGGAACATTCCCAAGGGAATCCTCAGGTGACTTAAAATTGTCAATGTTTCAACATTTCAGAAGCAATTACAATTTCTTTTATGCCCTATACAAAAAGTACTTATTAGATGGTACTataattaagacattttaatacctatattacatatatttatatttttttcatattttatctttatattttattttcaaattcttattttttgcatttattctAATATTCTATATCTATTATTGCACATTAGTCTTTTAGCACATCCTATAGAGTATGCTATCCCCACACTTCACTGCATATATTGAAATAatgcatatgtgaaaaatacATCTTAAGGGAATCTTTTGAGTGTGAGATTCTCAACCCTTGAAAAGTGGCTCTGAAATGTTTGCAGGTCGCTTCTTAGTATAATCATTTACGCTTACTTCCATAGGTTTCATCTATTTAAGGAGTCTAAAggtgtcagtatgcttcaaacaaagtgcttgaCAAATTGAATGTCTGTTTGCACACATTACCCAAGTGTGTGGAAGTGTGAAAGTTTGCTCTGTTATCCACATTGCCTTTAGACATGTTTGGACAACACTTTACTACTAGTATGTTTCAGGCATACTGCAACTTTAAGGAGATTTCCAAGAAAATAAAGTTGGGACTCCAACTCAGGCTCCTTCTAGGGTCCGCATGTTCTAATGGCTTTATGTCTGTGTCTCAGCTCCCTGATTAATTTCAGCTAACCATGCAGAAGGCAATATTTCAGTCAAAACTTTTGCTTCACTGATTTGTTTCTTAATTTCAGGCTCTATCCAGAAGCAAATGTAACAAGATTGGGCCCTTGGGCTCATTTCAACTGCAGCTTCTCGTGCTCCTACATCTTGGACCCCCAGGACCCACTTTTCCTCCAGATCGGATCCCTCTATCTGTCCCAGGTGGTGAAACAGTTCGGGACGGACCACATCTACAACACTGACACCTTCAATGAGATGACTCCACCTTCCTCTGACACCACCTACCTGTCCGCTGTCAGTCGCTCTGTCTTTGCATCAATGACTGCAGGTGAGAAGTTCTAGGTTCTTGAGTTTTAAACCCGACAGTGCTTGTAAACTGTTTGAATGCTGATATTTTGGGTTACAAGTACAATAATTGCCCCAGTTTGATGACCCACAGATGACCTGTTGTCCAATTCTCTTACCCAGACAGCCCCCCTTGAGCTCCctactgtttttttcatttttcagccatGTTTGAGAACTGTCCCCTTCTTATCTCTCATCCATGTCTAATTTTCTCCTCAGTCGACCCTCAGGCAATTTGGCTGATGCAAGGCTGGCTGTTCTTCAGTGATGCAGCATTCTGGAAACCAGCCCAAATTCAGGCCTTACTACATGGAGTGCCCCTTGGACGAATGATCGTACTGGACTTGTTTGCAGAGACCGAGCCAATTTTCTCCTACACTGAGTCTTTCTATGGACAGCCCTTCATCTGGTGCATGCTGCAAAACTTTGGGGGCAACAGTGGTTTCTTTGGCACCGTGGAGAGCATCAATTCAGGACCCTTCAAAGCCTTGCATTTCCCAAATTCCACCATGGTCGGCATCGGCATGACACCCGAGGGCATTGAACAGAATCCTGTGATATATGAGTTGATGAGCGAACTGGCTTGGCGTAAGGAGCCAGTCAACTTGGCCAAGTGGGTGTCACTGTATGCAGTACGCCGCTATGGCAGCACACAAGAGAACTTAACCGCCGTATGGAGGCTCCTGTTTGCCAGCGTTTATAACTGCACTGTGCCACATTACCGAAATCACAACCATAGCCCATTGGTGCGCCGGCCTTCATTTCACATGAATTCTGGCCTTTGGTATGACACAGCTGACTTGTACAAAGCCTGGAAACTGATTATTGAGGCAGCTCCATCTCTCATGTCCAAGGAGACCTTCCGGTATGATCTTGTGGATGTAACTCGGCAGGTTTTACAAGTTCTGACAACATCATTTTACCAGGATATTGCAAATGCTTTCCAGAACCAGAAATTGCCAGAGCTGCTAACTGCAGGTGGGGTGCTGATCTATGACCTCTTGCCGGAGCTCAATCGTCTGCTGAGTAGTGATCGCAACTTCCTGTTGGGGACGTGGCTTGAGCGGGCACGATCCTTAGCCCTGGATGAGAAGGAGGCACAGCTCTATGAGATGAATGCCAGAAACCAGCTCACTCTATGGGGTCCCAGTGGTGAGATCATTGACTACGCCAGCAAAGAGTGGGGTGGCCTCATGGAGGACTACTACGCCCAGCGATGGGGCCTGTTTGTCCACACACTGGTGGAGTGTCTGGACAGTGGACAGCCATTTAAACAGGACTCCTTCAACCAGGCAGTTTTCCAGGTAGAAAAGGGATTCATTTACAACGGCCGAAAGTACCCTACCGAGCCTCAGGGAGACATGTATGAGATTGCCCGCAGGATCTTCCTAAAGTACTACCCACAGGCCTTGAAGAGACTATAGTGAGCAGAGACTACATTTTGGAAAAACCCGACTCAAGTTGCAGCAAGAAGAATgtcttcctccacctccagtTTTCCATGGATATCCCAAACATTAGTGAAGgcaatcatgttttttttttttttacatgtggtaaaatcagtggtggaaagttgTGCTTACTGTAAGAAAAAATGGATTTACACCTAACATGCACTCTGATCCAATCATGCTTTATAAATGAGGAGAAGGAAAGTAGGGTATGAAGGCAATGAAGACATGCTGGTAGTTCACAGATGACTGTGAACATGTTGATTTAGTCTTGAAGGATTAGTTCAACAATTTGGGaaacacatccagcagagacagagaaacattaAATTAGTATGCATTTGGAGTTCTTATCTCTGGAGATAAGTATCTATCTTCTCTCCTCACTCAGAAAGAAAGGCAATatgcacatttcccaaaatgttgaacatttCCTTTAAATTACAGGCACTGCACTGTACAGTAACTGCAGGTAGTAGATGGATATTGAAATGTTTGGCCATCTGGGAACATGTATTCATTAATTAGATAGAtttgaaatatgaatattgtgCCTTACTCTTCAAAGTGACTGACCATACTTTATGTTTTTAGACAATGCACTAAGTAGCATCAGAACAACTAGGCTAGCAGCACAGTTACCAAACAATTCAGATGGTTTTGATCTTGTATAACAATTCTCTActtaatttacaatttcatgCTCATGTGGTCAGTGAAATTGGACCGTTACACACCTCATTCACTGATATGTCTGTAGAAATGATCTTACCGTAAAATTACCGTCGGATTCATGACACGTGCGCACCGGCCAATTGTGTTCCTACTACCACCCTTATGTTAGCTAATCGTTCTAAATGGAAAGGTGTGTGCCCCCCATTTCTCTATATAAGGAAAGCTCTATTGGAGTGGTGCAGCAatggagagagctgtcactcattgcaaagagggccatgatggtaaaaatgtaggAAAACTTTACTGctagtgaaatgcaaacaatagtttcagaagTAGAGGCCAGAAAGGGCAGATTtggctggtaaacatgtcattggCACAACCGTTTGGAGCCTGATTGTGAAGCCTGTATACAGCCCGCATATCTGTTGCATCACTACCATGCAGTGTGtccataacaaaataaaaagttggtaaatATGTAGATCTGTGAAattgatctaaataaatctctacAGCTGCACCAGGTGTGCATCATGTTTCATCTCTGTCTATAACAGACCGTGATGTACTGAAAGCAGAGTATCCCTCCCTGTGCCACTACTAAACTGTCAGGCTGTAAGGAacactgaacaggctgctggttaaccagctgCATATATCACGACCAGATCTGATGGGGGAAATGAATCGATGTCACATTCTAGTATGGAAATTCTGATATATAAGCCATTGCCATCTAGGAGTGGGAACaggacaattttaatatataataattaataattttcttacatttatgatgatgatttatggattacaaTGTCTTAgctattaattttataattagtaaataaattgtgtattattagaatttttacacttttaaatgtatatttaggcccaatcattttttaaataattgtggtTCTAAGGTATTGtttaaattgaataaatattgactatTATTTTTTAAGACTGTTACACATTTatgatttgtgtgtatgcatggtcTAAATTTGGAGGTCCTAAATTTCTTTGCACAGTAAGAACAAATTCAGATCAGAACATACTGATGAATCCCAGATTTGTGCTTAAAACGTTTGTACGTACGGTTTAAGCACAGgtttgtgaatgaggcccaatgtgtttctgtaaaagtTTTCTGAACATTGATTTGTTTAGGGCTGAGTAATTACACTGACATATTGGCTCATGGTGGACCTTTGCAGATACTGTAATTCCTGCTGTCCCTTTagggtttttttctgtaaaaatct
This sequence is a window from Thunnus albacares chromosome 20, fThuAlb1.1, whole genome shotgun sequence. Protein-coding genes within it:
- the naglu gene encoding alpha-N-acetylglucosaminidase, producing MPPRNGCSLVLVVALCLCVTAHCEFPTLDHIKPKASGKTQGIAVVELLKRLLGNRSTEFIVSVNSSLSNDSLDVCELRSTKNNKIVATGNTGVAVASGIYNYLKYFCNCHVSWSGDQLDLPRPLPKLTGVLRINTPHRFRYYQNVCTFSYSSVWWDWPRWEREIDWMALNGINLPLAFTGQEALWQEVYRALGLNQSEIEEFFSGPAFLAWNRMGNMFKFGGPLPQSWHVNQLYLQFKILERMRSFGMIPVLPAFSGNIPKGILRLYPEANVTRLGPWAHFNCSFSCSYILDPQDPLFLQIGSLYLSQVVKQFGTDHIYNTDTFNEMTPPSSDTTYLSAVSRSVFASMTAVDPQAIWLMQGWLFFSDAAFWKPAQIQALLHGVPLGRMIVLDLFAETEPIFSYTESFYGQPFIWCMLQNFGGNSGFFGTVESINSGPFKALHFPNSTMVGIGMTPEGIEQNPVIYELMSELAWRKEPVNLAKWVSLYAVRRYGSTQENLTAVWRLLFASVYNCTVPHYRNHNHSPLVRRPSFHMNSGLWYDTADLYKAWKLIIEAAPSLMSKETFRYDLVDVTRQVLQVLTTSFYQDIANAFQNQKLPELLTAGGVLIYDLLPELNRLLSSDRNFLLGTWLERARSLALDEKEAQLYEMNARNQLTLWGPSGEIIDYASKEWGGLMEDYYAQRWGLFVHTLVECLDSGQPFKQDSFNQAVFQVEKGFIYNGRKYPTEPQGDMYEIARRIFLKYYPQALKRL